CGAGCACCGGGGAGCAGCGAACGACCATCGCAACGGGGCGGCACCGAGACCAGCACGAGACACGCCGCGAGTCCGAGGCTCACCCACCCTGCCCGGAGGCTTCACTCCCCCTCCTCTCGACCCAGCATCCGGCGTGCTCTCCGTGCGATGCGTGCCAGCCCGGCAAAATCGAGACCCGGAGGCAGCTCCTGCGGTACGCGACGGGCAGCGAGGAGGCTTTCGACGGCCCCGAGCAGGACATCGGGCCGGAGCTCTCCGGGCAGGACGACGCTGACGAGCCCGAAGCTTTCGAGCGCCCGCGCTCGTAAGAGCTGTTCTCGCCGCGGCTCGATCCGGGGCACCAGGACGGCAGGCTTCCGCTGCGAGAGTACCTCGCACGTCGTGTTGTAGCCCGCCATCGAGACGCTGACCCGTGCCAGCGCGAGAAAGGACACGAAGTCGGGGCGGAAGTCGTAAACGAACACTCCGTCGCCGATGCCGAGAAACAGCCGCTTGAGCTCGTGGCGATTCGTGGCCGGCATGTCGGGCCCGAGAAAGACGGCCGAAGAGACCCCTCGGCCTGCAAGAGCGCGGGCTGCCTCGACGTAAGCCCGCAGCAAGGGAAACCCGTCCCCTCCGCCTCCGCAGCTTACCACGACGAGAGGTCGGCTCCCGAGGCGAAGCTCCTGCCGAAGACTCTCTACGTCCTGCCGAACGGGTGCACGCGCCACGTAGCCGCAAAACCTGACCTTTCGGGAGACGGCGCTCGGGAACTCGTAAAGGAGAGCCGGATCGAACACCGAAGGAGAGCCGGCGACCCAGATCTCGTCGTAAAACCTCCCGAGAGCGTCGTACACGCCGCTTTCTCTCCATCGCGGGACGATTCTCTCGGGCGCGTCCAGGATGTCGCGGAGAGTCAGGGCGACCCGCACCGAAGGCCGACGTTTGCGGAGATAACGCAAGGTGGGCAGAAGCTCTCCCTCGGCTCCGAGCGGGACGTTGTCGACGACCACCAGATGCGGCTCGAACGCACGGGCGACGGTCTCGACGAGACGTTCCCGGATCCTTCGCACCCTCGTGAAACTTACCCGAAGGTGGCGAGAAACGTACCGGTCCGGCCCGGATTTCCAGATGGAAGGCAGCTTGACGAAATCGACCCCGGCCACGGCCTCGAACGAGGCCGCCGACTCGAGACCCGTGAGCATGAGCCCGGAAAGTCCGGGCAGGTGCCGTACGAGGTAAGAGGCGATCGTGAGACTTCTCCGAAAATGACCGAGGCCGTAGGTGTCGTGGCTGTAGAAGAGAATTCGCTGCCTCACGACCGAAGACTCTCCTCGACCAGCGCCGTACAGAGGGCTTCCGACCCCGGCCTCACCCGGTACGAACAGGCGAGGCGCAAGAGCGAGGTCCGGCGGTACCACAGGAATCGTTCGTCGGAGAACCCGCCCGGGTAGCCACGCAAGAACGACCCTTCCCATTCCGAGGCCGCGCCCGGCAGAAATCCCTGCAACCCCCGCAGACGCAGGTGGGCACAGAAGTTCCCGAGGTCGAGCTCGCGTTCTCCCCAAGCCGCCGTATCGGGGTCCAGAATGGAGACCGTCCGGGCATCCAGATGGACCTGCTTGTCGTAGAAGTCTCGGTGGACGAAGACCGGCCGCGCGATCTCTCGGGGGTAACGCCCTCTCGACTTCCCTCAAGGCTCGCCGCAGCTTCGTTCCGAGGACGGGATCGAGTCTCCCGGTAAAGGCAACCCAGGAGCGAAGGAGTGCGATCTCGTCCTCCCGGACGAAGGACCGCGCGAGGCTCGGGGGCCGGAGGGCGTGCAGCCGGGCGAGCGCCGCGGCAGCTCGCTCGAGGTCGGAGCCCAGCCGGGAAGTGTCGCGAAGCCGAGAGCGCAGACTCGTCCCGGGAACCTCCTCGAACAGCGCGAGAACGAGAGACCCGACGTAAGCGATCGGTTTCGGCAGACGGACCCACGTCGGCCCTTTCCCGGAAAGTTCCTCGTACGCTTCGCGGTGAATCGCGAAGGACGCGCCCGGCCGTTCTTCCCGCGATACCTTTCCGAATACCGTGCCTCGCTCCGTCGCGTACCGTAGAAGACACCGGCGACCGGGCCGGTACGACACCAGGGCCGGGGAGAAAAAGGGCCATCCCACCGCTCGGGATACCCGGGCGGTGTCCATACAGGCGCGAAGGGTCGGAAGACGATGATCGAAGGGGAAAAGTTGCAAGAGAATTCCGCCATCCGCCACCGACGAAGAGCAGTGCGCACACTCGCTCTCTCGTGCACAGGTTCTGGCCATCCGACCGACGAGTTTCCGGGCCCGTTCCAGCCCCACGACGAAGGCGGAACCGTACAGCTCCGCAATCCCCTCTCCCCGAAGCCGGTAGAGCGCGTGGAAGTGTCGCCCCGGCTTGACCCAGGTCGAGACGAGCTCCGCTCTTCGAAGGCGACCCGCCCTGAGCCGGGGCACGGCCGAGAAAAACCGTACGACGGACTCGGGCCGCAAAAGGAGCTCGACGGTCGCTGCCTTCACCGTCTTCCGGCCCTCCGTCTTCGAGCCGGCAGATGCCGCTCGAACATCGCCAGGACGCGCTCGGCGTTCCGGCGCCACGTGAACCGCCGGACCAGGGTCGAGCGGGCGTTGCGTGCGAGACGGTGCGCGAGCTGCGGAGAGCTGCGCAAACGCTCGATCGCGCGGACCATCCCGTCGATCGAGCCCGGGCGGTGCAAGAGGGCCGTCCGCCCGTGCGCGAGAACCTCCGCGAGCTGCCCTACCCGGCTCGCTACCACGGGTACGCCGGCACCCATGTATTCGAAGACCTTGAGCGGCGAAAAATAGAACCCCGGGATTTTCGGGTAGGGAGCGAGTCCCGCGTCCATCCCCGCCAGGTATTTCGGAACCTCGTGGTGAGGCACTTCTCCGGCGAAGGTAGCTTTCCCGATCAAGCCTTCGGTGGCCAGACCTTTCCGAAGTTCGCCCTTCATCGGGCCGTCCCCGACCACCAGGAGCCGGTAGCCGCCGAAGAGCCGGGACAGCTTCGCGAACGCCGGAACGAGCGTCTCGAGACCGTGCCAGGGTTTCAGGGACCCCAGGAAGCCGACGACGAACTCGTCCCCTTCTTTTCTCGATCGCAGCGTCGGGACGAACCGGTCGGGATCGGCTGCATTCGGCAACACCCGAACGGCACCGCGACGGGCCCCGCGCCGAACGACGTAGGGCCGAAGAGCCCTCGACGGCACGACGACGAAATCGGCCGCCCGGAAGAGGAAGGACTCGAGACCCGCGGCCGCGGCAGGGTTCTCCAGAGCCCGGTAGCGCTCCTGCTCCTGGCGAAGCGGAGCGTTCACCTCGAGAGCGTAGGGGATGTCGTGCGTCTCGGCGAAAGCGGCGGCCGCGTAACTCCAGAGGGAGTATCGCTCGTAGACGGCGTCGATCCCCCACTTGCGGTGCATCCGTTCGAGCTCCCGCCCGAGAATCTGGTTCGTGAGGAGCCCCTGGACTTCCGTCGCCGCCGCCCGTTCGCGGACGGTGCGAGCCCTCTCGAAGAGCGCCTTGCGGATCTCGCGCCCGAACCTCGTCCCACCGAGGTCGACCACGGGAACCTCGGCGAAGTTTCCGGTAGTGCGGGCCGCCAGAATCCGGACATCCGCGCCCGAACTCCGGAGCGCGCGGGCGAACTCCGCGACGTGGACGGAAGCGCCCTTCGTGCCCCCGACCGGTACTCCGCGGTCCGCGCACACGTAGGCCACGTGGAGTTGCCGCTTCACGAATCCTCCCCGGAGGCGCCGAACACGGTGTCTCGAAGAAAACGCACGTTCCCGAAGAGGTCGAAAAGCCCCTCCGCGCGGCGTCTCCCCGCACACCCCATCGCGGCGGCCTTTCCGGGGTCGCGCAGGAGGAGCGAGAGGCAACCCGCGAGCGCCTCGGGATCCCCGGGCGGCACGAGAAAGCCCGTTTCTCCCTCGGCCACGATTTCCGGAATCCCCGAAAGCCGGCTCGCCACCACCGGACGCCCCACGGCCATCGCCTCGAGAAGAACGGTCGGGAGCGCGTCCACGTTGCGATCGCGAGCGACGACGGCCGGCAACACGACCACACGAGCCCCTCGCATCGCCTCGACCACCCTCTCGTACGGAAGAGCGCCCCGGAGGTGGACCTTTCCGTCGAGGCCGCCGGTTTCGATCTGCCGGCGCAATCTGTCCTCTTCGGGGCCGGACCCGACGATTTCGCACCGAAACGTCTCCGCCCCCTCCCGCAGGAGACGGCACGCGTCCACCAGAACCGAAAAGCCCTTCTTTTCCACGAGACGCCCAACCCCGAGGACGAGAGGCGGAGCCTCCGATGCAGGGATTTCGGAGCGAAAACGTCCGAGGTCCACGCCGTTGTAGATCCGACGGATCTTCGCGCGTGCCGGGTGGCCCGGGGGGAGAAGCCCGCGGAGGTAGGCCGCATTGTACTCGCTCACCGTCACGACTTTCTCGGCTTCCGCGATCTTCCACCGGAGGAGCTCCGGATCGACTTCCTCGTGGTAGATGTCCTTCGCGTGCGCCGTGAACGTGAACCGATAACCGGCGAGCCGTGCGGCAAGAAGGGCCACGTGAGCCGCCCGAGATGCGAAATGGGCGTGCAGTCGGCTCACCTTCTCCCGCGCCGCCAGCTTGGCAACACCGAGCGCGAGCCGGACGTATTTCCGCGGCAAGTACCTGCCGCGATCGGCTCGCGGAATGCCCAGACGCCGGCAGAGTTCCCGCTGGGCAGCCCCGACGGACGCCTCGCTGCAAGGGAGGTCGTCCACGTAGCACACCGGAGCTCGCAGCTCTCGCAGCAAGCCATGGGGAACCTGCTCCGTCGGGTGGTGGAGGGAAAAGACGACCACGTCTTCTCCCAGACTTTCCAGGGCTCGAATCTCGTTCATCACGAAAGTTTCCGAAAGTCTCGGGAAGACCTTCAACACGTAACCGATTCGGCCACACCGACCCGACGTGCCGGAGCGCATGGCCTCAGGCCGCCTTGAGCAGGAGAAACTCGAAGTGGTTCGCATGGAGCGAGAACGGGCGCAAGAGCCGCGAGCGCACCCAGCGCAGCCAGCTCCGGGTGCTTTCTCGCCGGTACCGCTCCAGGGACTCCGCGGCCAGGTCGCGCACCCGGAAACCGAAGGACGACGCCCAGCGGACGAACTCGCGATAAGAAAAAGAGTGGAGCTCGGAAAGTCGCTGCCGGTCCCTCGCGGTCCCTTTGTCGCGGCCGCGGAGGCGAACGTACCGATCACGCAAAGGTCCCGGCAGAAACGACGAGGCGAAAAGGTGGTAGTGGGGATCGACCCAGGCCCACCGGTTGATCACCGTGACGAAGCAAGAGCCCCCGGGTCGGAGCACCCTGTGAATCTCCGCCAGCAAGAGCCCTGGGCACTCGCAGTGCTCGAGAACGTCCCGGCAGACGACACCCGTGAAAGACTCACCCCGAAAGGGGAGCTCCTCGCCGCGCGCGCAGACGGCCGGCAGGTCGAGCCCGTACCGATACGCCCGAAGCTTCGCCAGCCGGCAGCAGTTCCGCCGCAGGTCCAGGGCCACGACCGGGTACCCCTCGCGCGCCAATGCCACGGCCAGACCTCCTCTTCCCGTACCGAGATCGAGGATCGTCCCACGGGCGGCCTTTCCCCATTCCCGGCTCAGGATCCGAACGCGGCGGCGGTGGTAATTCTCGTTCCAGAGACGCCGCTCCCGGAACGCCTCGAAATCTCTCCGCCACGAGTTCTTCTCGAGGCCGGGTCCGAGGAGCCTCTCGATTTCCGCCTCGAGGTCTGCCGTCACGATTTTCATTCCCCCCGTCCGGACGCCACGGGGCTCGAGTCCGCGTCCTCGGCCGGCAGGACCAGCTGGCATCGCCGGTCGACGCACCTGGGCAGCCAATCGTTCCGGCAGACGTTCACCTGCACGCAAACCTGGGGGTCCTGCCGGCAGGCCTTTTTCAGGAAGCGGCGTAACTCGTCGCGGTGCCAGCGCGTGATGGCCGCCTGACCGCCCCCCTGGGTGCACGGACAGCAGCCGATGCGGTCCAGCACGACACAGTCTTCGTCCTTCGAGCACCAGAAGAGATCGAACGGGACGACGACCGGCCTGATGCGTGCCGTGTGCCGGTAGAAAGAACGAGTTCCCAGAAGA
The sequence above is a segment of the Candidatus Binatia bacterium genome. Coding sequences within it:
- a CDS encoding glycosyl transferase — protein: MKRQLHVAYVCADRGVPVGGTKGASVHVAEFARALRSSGADVRILAARTTGNFAEVPVVDLGGTRFGREIRKALFERARTVRERAAATEVQGLLTNQILGRELERMHRKWGIDAVYERYSLWSYAAAAFAETHDIPYALEVNAPLRQEQERYRALENPAAAAGLESFLFRAADFVVVPSRALRPYVVRRGARRGAVRVLPNAADPDRFVPTLRSRKEGDEFVVGFLGSLKPWHGLETLVPAFAKLSRLFGGYRLLVVGDGPMKGELRKGLATEGLIGKATFAGEVPHHEVPKYLAGMDAGLAPYPKIPGFYFSPLKVFEYMGAGVPVVASRVGQLAEVLAHGRTALLHRPGSIDGMVRAIERLRSSPQLAHRLARNARSTLVRRFTWRRNAERVLAMFERHLPARRRRAGRR
- a CDS encoding membrane protein, encoding MRQRILFYSHDTYGLGHFRRSLTIASYLVRHLPGLSGLMLTGLESAASFEAVAGVDFVKLPSIWKSGPDRYVSRHLRVSFTRVRRIRERLVETVARAFEPHLVVVDNVPLGAEGELLPTLRYLRKRRPSVRVALTLRDILDAPERIVPRWRESGVYDALGRFYDEIWVAGSPSVFDPALLYEFPSAVSRKVRFCGYVARAPVRQDVESLRQELRLGSRPLVVVSCGGGGDGFPLLRAYVEAARALAGRGVSSAVFLGPDMPATNRHELKRLFLGIGDGVFVYDFRPDFVSFLALARVSVSMAGYNTTCEVLSQRKPAVLVPRIEPRREQLLRARALESFGLVSVVLPGELRPDVLLGAVESLLAARRVPQELPPGLDFAGLARIARRARRMLGREEGE
- a CDS encoding colanic acid biosynthesis glycosyltransferase WcaL; amino-acid sequence: MRSGTSGRCGRIGYVLKVFPRLSETFVMNEIRALESLGEDVVVFSLHHPTEQVPHGLLRELRAPVCYVDDLPCSEASVGAAQRELCRRLGIPRADRGRYLPRKYVRLALGVAKLAAREKVSRLHAHFASRAAHVALLAARLAGYRFTFTAHAKDIYHEEVDPELLRWKIAEAEKVVTVSEYNAAYLRGLLPPGHPARAKIRRIYNGVDLGRFRSEIPASEAPPLVLGVGRLVEKKGFSVLVDACRLLREGAETFRCEIVGSGPEEDRLRRQIETGGLDGKVHLRGALPYERVVEAMRGARVVVLPAVVARDRNVDALPTVLLEAMAVGRPVVASRLSGIPEIVAEGETGFLVPPGDPEALAGCLSLLLRDPGKAAAMGCAGRRRAEGLFDLFGNVRFLRDTVFGASGEDS
- a CDS encoding type 11 methyltransferase, which codes for MKIVTADLEAEIERLLGPGLEKNSWRRDFEAFRERRLWNENYHRRRVRILSREWGKAARGTILDLGTGRGGLAVALAREGYPVVALDLRRNCCRLAKLRAYRYGLDLPAVCARGEELPFRGESFTGVVCRDVLEHCECPGLLLAEIHRVLRPGGSCFVTVINRWAWVDPHYHLFASSFLPGPLRDRYVRLRGRDKGTARDRQRLSELHSFSYREFVRWASSFGFRVRDLAAESLERYRRESTRSWLRWVRSRLLRPFSLHANHFEFLLLKAA